GTTGGAAACCGTTGACCTGCTGCGTGCCGTAGAGCACCAAGCCCGAAGCCTGGTCGGTCAGGACGCCAATCTTCAGGGGCGCGCCGGCGGTCGGTTCCGGAACCTTGGTGGGGTCCGGGGCTTTGGTCGGTTCAGGGACCTTCGTTGGTTCTGGGGCTTTGGTCGGTTCCGGGGCCGTCGTGGCGGCGGGGGCGACAGTGGGCGTCGCGCCGCCGCAGGCGGTCAACGCAACCATCAACGCGATCAACAAAATGGGCAGTAATCTCTTCACGATTTTCTTCTCCTATACGAATCATATTGATCCGGCCGGCACACGGTTTCCGGTCGGAAGGGCACACAATACAGCCCTCTACCCGCGGCTTTGCTTGCGCAAGAACCCGAGCAGGATGCTGTTGAACTCGGCCGGTCGTTCCCAGAAGGTCGCGTGGCCGGCGTCACGGATCAGGTGCAGCTCTGCATTGGGGATGGCATCAGCGATCATTTGCGCAAATTCACGCGGCTTGAGCACGTCGCGCTCACCCACCACCACGCAGGTGGGCGCCTTGATCTCTGACAGGCGCTCGGTCAGGTTTAAGTCCAGGAAACAGGTGAGCAGACGGGCCACGGCCGGAAAATCGAGGCGCTGATAGCGATCATGCGCCTGCGCCAACGCGGCCGGATTGGCCCGCATCCAGGCGGGCGAGAAATTATAAGGCGTGGTGACATTGAAGAACAGATCAGGGTCACGGCGGGTAGCGGCATCGCGCCAGGCCGCAATGATGGTAGCCAGCGCACTGTCCACATGACTGGCGCTGTCGGCCACAAACAGGCTGAGGGTGCGCGCCGGGTAACGCAGGGCAAAGGTCAGGCTGATTTCCCCGCCGTATGAAATGCCGGCGATGTGCGCGCGCTGGATGCGCAGACGGTCGAGCAGGGCGGCCAGGTCATCCGCGTGTTGCTCAAAGGTGTAAGGCCCAGGCGGATGCGCCGATTGCCCCTGACCACGACAATCGTACAGGAGCACACGAAAGTACGGCTTGAGCACCGGCACCTGGTTGAACCAGCTCGAAGTAGCGGCCAGGATGCCGTTGCTGAGGACAACGACCGGGGCGTTGTCCGCCCCATGCAGTTCATAATAGAAATCAATTCCGTTGACGTTCAAGGTCGGCATGGCGGTAGGTTGATCCTCAGACACCCGCTTTGTCTCAAGAGTCGGGTTTCTTATTCGATAAACTGAACGACAGAGTCCACAAAAGCATCAGGCTGCTCGATCATGGGACAATGACCGCAGCCCCGAAAGACCTCGAGGTTGCCTGCGCCGGGAATACTCAGAAAAGTCACACGTGTCGCCTCTGCATCTACCATCATATCCTGATCGCCCCGAATTAGCAAAGTTGGCAGGTGGATATTCGGAAGCTGCGCCATCACGTTCCATTGAGCCAGGGCACGCGCCGGGCCGGTGAACGCGGCCGCTGGCATGGTCCGCGCATCATCCACCAGGCTCTGAAAGAAATCATTGGGCGGGTGGCCGGGCATCAGGCTGGCAAACGCCCGCACCAGCAGACCGCGATCGGTGCGCATCTGCACCAGGTAGGGGTATGCCTCCGCCGGCGTCACCACGCCCAGGGCCGGCGCGGTGTCAACCAGGATCAGAGAGCGCGGCCGCAGCAGGTCGCTGACGATGCCCTCCAGGGCAATGGCGCCGCCAAAGGCATGAGCCACCAGGTGGTAATCATCCAGGCCCAGGGCTTCCACGAACTGCGCCAGGTCAGCGGCCAGGCGCGGGATGGTGTAAAATGCCTCGTCATCGTCCGCGCCGGGCCGCCGTGAGCGCCCGCTGCCGCGCTGATCGGGGGCGATCAAGCGCCAGGCGGCCGGCAAACGTGACATGACCGGCTGCCACCAGCGGCTGCTCGCCAGGCTGCCATGCACGAACAGCACGGTTTCGCCCGCGTCGGCTGGCCCCTGCTCAACATAATAAAGCTCGATGTCGGGCAAGGCAATCAGCGGCATGGCGAGCCATTCGGTTTCTGGCTATCATGGAGCAGCACAGACAGCAAGGCCTCCGTATCCCGCAGGTCTTCGAACACCCAATCGGCGCCGGCCGCGGCCAGAGCATCCATGGGGTAAGGCCCTGTCGCCACGGCGACCGTGGCCGCGCCAATGGCCTGACCGCAGGCGATGTCCGCGGGCGTATCGCCGATGACCACCACCGCTTTGCCGGTGAACGACTGGCCGGTGAGCGCCGCGGCCCGTTCCACGGCCAGCCGCGGCAGCACGTTGCGATCGCCGCTGTCGGAACCGTAGCCACCCAGGCGGAACTGCGCCGGGTTGATGCCCGCGCCGCGCAGTTTGACCGGAGCCGTGGTTTCCAGGTTGCCGGTGACGAGTCCCAGCAGCGCCCGGTTGCGCGCCACGGCTGGCTGCAGCGCGGCCAGCAGTTCCAACGCGCCCGGGCAGGGATCAAGACCGCGCTCGACAATCGTCTGCTGCAGGTAGATGGGCGCCAGGCGGCAGAATTCGGGCCAGCCGGCCATGATGTCCGCTTCGCTCAGGCCGGCCGGGGTGAGCGCCTCACGCACCGCACGCCAATCGGTGGTGCCGGCCAGGGGAATCACCTCGATCTCACCGGTCATCCCGTAGGCGGCCTGCAGCGCCCGCGCCAGCGCCAGGCGCCCGGCGCCGCGCGAATTCACCAGCGTGCTGTCCACATCGAACAAAAGTAGTGACATTGATGTTCTGACCATTTTGGTAACTGCTCACCCTGCAGGCCGATTTGGACAGGATGAACAGGATGTACAGGATTCTTGCTCTGTGGTGTGCAAAACTACCGCCACGAGAGTTCGAATATCCTGTCAATCCTGTGAATCCTGTCTGAATTCCAGGCAGGCTGAGGAGTTACGGATTTTCATCTTCAGGCCGCATCGGGTCGCGCCTTGAGTTCGTGCTTCAGGATCTTGCCCGCGCCTGAGAGCGGCATGGCGTCCAGGATCACCACGCGGCGCGGGGCCTTGAAACGGGCCAGGTTGGCCTGCATGAACGCCAGTAGTTCATCTGCCGTGGCTGTGGCGCCCGGCTTGAGCGTGACGAAAGCCCGGCCCACTTCGCCCCAGCGCTCATCGGGCACACCGATCACCGCGGCCAGGGCCACGGCCGGATGGCGGTAGAGCACCGCTTCGATCTCCGCCGGATAGACATTCTCGCCGCCGGAGATGAACAGATCTTTCTTGCGCCCCACGATGAAGAAATACCACTCGGCATCGTAGCGCGCCAGGTCGCCGGTGTGAAACCAACCTTCGACATCCAGCGCGGCCGCGCTGGCCGCCTCGTCGTTGAAATAGCCGGAGGCAAAAGACGGACCTTTCAAGACCAGCTCGCCCACCTGGTCCGGGCCAAGCGGCCGATTTTCGGCGTCAACGACGCGTGCGTCCACGTAGAAATTGGGGCGACCGATGCTGCCCGCCTTGCGGATGGCATCTTCGGGCGCCAGGGCAAAGACGCCAGGGCCAAATTCGGTCATGCCAAAGCCCTGCTTGAAACGCACCTGCTTCTCCGCGGTGTATTTCTCCACCAGGGGCACGGGCAGGGGCGCGCCCCCGCTGGTGCAAAAACGCAGGGAACTCAAATCGGCCGTGGCCCAGGTGGGCGCCTGCGTCAACAATTCGTACATTGTGGGTACGCCGGCAAAAACCGTCACCCGCTCCTGTTCGATCAAGCCGAGCACCTGCGCCGGGTCGAACTGCCGCGTCAAGACGGTGGCGCCGCCCAGGATGATCTGCGGCAGAGTATACACGAAAAGACCGCCGGTGTGAAACAGGGGAAAGACATTGAGAAAGATGTCGTGATGCTGCAGGTCATGAATGACCGTGTTGAGGGTGTTCCAGGCAATCTGGCGGTGGGTGATGCGCGCGCCTTTGGCATGGCCGGTGGTGCCGCCGGTGAAGATCAGCGCGGCCGTATCTTCCGGTTCTAACGCCGGACAGGTGACCGGTTCCGGCGCCGCCTGCGCGATGATGTCCGCATACGCCTGGCGAAACTGCTCAGGCGGCGCGCCATCGCAGGCGAGCGAGGCGAGCGATCGAAATCGCGCCTGATGGGCGTCCCGCCGGGCGTCCACCTGCGTGGACGCAGTGTCGGTCGGCGCAGGCCGACCTTGCGGCGGAACGCCCGTTCGGCCCGAATTCATTCGGCTGTGGTCGGCGCCATCCAGGGGGATGAAGAAGCGCAGTTTTTCGGCGAGCGCGTCAGCCAGAGACGTCACCGTGTCGTGAAACTCGTCCGAATAGAACAGGATACGCGGGGTGGTTTCCTGCACCACCGTCAACAGTTCGCACGGGTGCAGACGCCAGTTGAACGCGGTGTGGATGGCGCCCAGCTTGCCGCAGGCAAAGAAGATGTCGAGGTGTTCCACGCCGTCACGGGCGAGGACTCCCACCCGATCCCCCTTGCGCACGCCGGCCACGCTGCGCAGCCAATGGGCCACGTTGTTGGCGCGGACGTTCAATTCGGCGTAGGTCAGCCGCAAGGCCGGCGTCTTGCCGGCATCTACGATAGCGAGGCGCGCGGGCGAATAGATCGCCCGACGGCCCAAATAATCACCGATGACCATGGGCTATGGCTCCCCTGGGAAAAATCTCGAACCGCAAGCCGCCAAACGAATTGGGAATGAATTCGGCGGTGCGATGGCAATCACTACTCCGTCCACGTGCTGACATAGATATAGCCGCTGTTGGCAAAGGCCAGGAAAAGGCGCTGCGAGCCGGCCGCGATGATACGCGGGTCATCGGTCGGCACGGTGCTGAGGCGACTCGGCGCCTGGCGCAGGACACCGGCCGCGTCCAGGCGCGCCAGCCAGACGCCGCCATTGCCGCCGGAGCCGCCCCAAATCACGTCGCAGTTGCCGCTGCTGCTGCACGCCACATCAGGCACAGGCCAGGGCGCAACCTGGCTGACAATCGTCGTGGCCTGCACGGCGCCATCGGGCGCCAGGCGCGCCAGGCGCAGGTTGGTCGGCCCCGGATCAGGCGCGGGCGGCGGGTTCGGGTAATCCTGCCAAACTACCCACACCTGGCCGGTGACCGGGTTGAAGGTGGCGCGCGGCTTCTCTTGCGCGCCAGGGGCCGCATAGGTCACGGTGTTGGTCACAGACGCGGTCACGCCGCTGCCAAGCATCTGTTGGTAGATGTCGAACGCCTCTTCAGCGCCGGCGCCGCTGCGATCATCGCTCCAGAACAAGTAATGCTGGCCGGCATGGTAGGCCATCGTGGCGTACTGCTGGTAGCGCGGGGCCGGATCGTGCGGCGGCGCGCGGTCCGTGGTGACCACGAAGTTGCCGCCATCTTCCAGGCGCAGGGTGCCGAAAAGATAGCCCAGCCACTGGCCGAAAATCTCTTTGGCCGTTTCGGGCGGGCGCGGCGGAGTCATCCCCATGCGATAGCGGTGATCGTGCCAGATGATGAGGAACTGGTTGCTCTGCTCATCGTAGCTGATCACCGGCACCCACTGGCAATCCACCGCGTCGGCGATGACCAGCGGCGAGTCAATCAACTGCCCGTCGGCGCCCACGCGCTGCGCCTTGATGTCATAGCAGGTATCGAACCAGGTCGCGGATGTGGCCTGCGGGCTGACCTCCTGCCAGGCCACCAGGTATTCTTGCTGCTGTGGGTTGTAGACCACAAACGGCCACTGTGCATCCTGCGCCGTGCGGTTGATCTCGATGTCCATCGTGCCCAGCGGCGTCCCGTCCGGGCGCACCAGGCGACCGTAGATATCGCCGTTGTTTTCCAGCCCATAGCCCAAGGTCCACTCGCGGCCGGGGTCGTTGCGCTTATCCTGCCAGACGACCAGGAAACGGTCGTGCTGGCCGTCGTACGCGGCGTGCGGCTGAAAGCGCGCCCAGGTTGGAGTGCCGGGGTTGATCGCCGCCGGCGCCGGTGTGGCGCCAGGCGTCCAGGCGGAGGTCACAGTCGGCGTGGGGGTTGGCGTGGGCGACGGCATCATGGTCGGGGTTGATGTAGACGAAGGCGTCAATGTCGGCGTCAGGGTTGCCGTGGGCGATGGTGTGTGTGTCGGCGTTCGTGTCGGTGTGAGTGTCGGCGTGAATGTGAGCGTCCATGTCGGTGTGAGGGTCGGTGTCCGTGTCGGCGTTCGTGTCGGTGTGAGTGTCGGTGTGAGTGTCGGCGTCCGCGTCGGCGTGAGTGTCGGCGTTCGTGTCGGTGTGAGTGTCGGCGTCCGTGTCGGCGTTCGTGTCGGCG
The window above is part of the Candidatus Amarolinea dominans genome. Proteins encoded here:
- a CDS encoding alpha/beta fold hydrolase; its protein translation is MPTLNVNGIDFYYELHGADNAPVVVLSNGILAATSSWFNQVPVLKPYFRVLLYDCRGQGQSAHPPGPYTFEQHADDLAALLDRLRIQRAHIAGISYGGEISLTFALRYPARTLSLFVADSASHVDSALATIIAAWRDAATRRDPDLFFNVTTPYNFSPAWMRANPAALAQAHDRYQRLDFPAVARLLTCFLDLNLTERLSEIKAPTCVVVGERDVLKPREFAQMIADAIPNAELHLIRDAGHATFWERPAEFNSILLGFLRKQSRG
- a CDS encoding alpha/beta hydrolase, translated to MPLIALPDIELYYVEQGPADAGETVLFVHGSLASSRWWQPVMSRLPAAWRLIAPDQRGSGRSRRPGADDDEAFYTIPRLAADLAQFVEALGLDDYHLVAHAFGGAIALEGIVSDLLRPRSLILVDTAPALGVVTPAEAYPYLVQMRTDRGLLVRAFASLMPGHPPNDFFQSLVDDARTMPAAAFTGPARALAQWNVMAQLPNIHLPTLLIRGDQDMMVDAEATRVTFLSIPGAGNLEVFRGCGHCPMIEQPDAFVDSVVQFIE
- a CDS encoding HAD hydrolase-like protein, producing MSLLLFDVDSTLVNSRGAGRLALARALQAAYGMTGEIEVIPLAGTTDWRAVREALTPAGLSEADIMAGWPEFCRLAPIYLQQTIVERGLDPCPGALELLAALQPAVARNRALLGLVTGNLETTAPVKLRGAGINPAQFRLGGYGSDSGDRNVLPRLAVERAAALTGQSFTGKAVVVIGDTPADIACGQAIGAATVAVATGPYPMDALAAAGADWVFEDLRDTEALLSVLLHDSQKPNGSPCR
- a CDS encoding AMP-binding protein, which encodes MVIGDYLGRRAIYSPARLAIVDAGKTPALRLTYAELNVRANNVAHWLRSVAGVRKGDRVGVLARDGVEHLDIFFACGKLGAIHTAFNWRLHPCELLTVVQETTPRILFYSDEFHDTVTSLADALAEKLRFFIPLDGADHSRMNSGRTGVPPQGRPAPTDTASTQVDARRDAHQARFRSLASLACDGAPPEQFRQAYADIIAQAAPEPVTCPALEPEDTAALIFTGGTTGHAKGARITHRQIAWNTLNTVIHDLQHHDIFLNVFPLFHTGGLFVYTLPQIILGGATVLTRQFDPAQVLGLIEQERVTVFAGVPTMYELLTQAPTWATADLSSLRFCTSGGAPLPVPLVEKYTAEKQVRFKQGFGMTEFGPGVFALAPEDAIRKAGSIGRPNFYVDARVVDAENRPLGPDQVGELVLKGPSFASGYFNDEAASAAALDVEGWFHTGDLARYDAEWYFFIVGRKKDLFISGGENVYPAEIEAVLYRHPAVALAAVIGVPDERWGEVGRAFVTLKPGATATADELLAFMQANLARFKAPRRVVILDAMPLSGAGKILKHELKARPDAA